From one Rosa rugosa chromosome 4, drRosRugo1.1, whole genome shotgun sequence genomic stretch:
- the LOC133744937 gene encoding auxin-responsive protein SAUR36-like, which produces MNTHRMKKSRGFRLRVHKLVKIFKWIVRPRREPARYKRLESPTARTYNPISKFFTLARSLRRGAKQLCFPNSGYMRVGQAPEEGKPVVVPKGHMAVYVGESDDDTQRYLVPVIYFNHPLFGELLKEAEKVYGFNHPGRIVIPCGASEFEKVQMRIAAGDHCQRQRRNSNRRY; this is translated from the coding sequence ATGAACACCCACAGAATGAAAAAGAGCAGAGGTTTCAGGCTGCGAGTACACAAGCTGGTGAAGATCTTCAAATGGATAGTCCGACCCAGAAGAGAGCCGGCCCGGTACAAGAGGCTGGAATCCCCTACTGCCAGAACGTACAACCCCATTTCCAAATTCTTCACCTTGGCAAGGTCTCTTCGACGTGGAGCCAAGCAGCTGTGTTTTCCTAACTCGGGTTACATGCGGGTCGGGCAGGCTCCGGAGGAAGGGAAACCGGTGGTTGTCCCAAAGGGGCACATGGCGGTGTACGTGGGGGAGTCGGACGACGACACGCAGAGGTACTTGGTGCCTGTCATATACTTCAATCACCCGCTGTTTGGGGAGCTGTTGAAGGAGGCCGAGAAGGTTTACGGGTTCAACCATCCGGGTCGGATCGTCATACCTTGTGGGGCTTCGGAGTTTGAGAAGGTGCAGATGAGGATCGCTGCAGGGGACCATTGTCAACGGCAGAGGAGGAATAGTAACCGTCGCTATTAG
- the LOC133706748 gene encoding legumain, with amino-acid sequence MAVRLSELLVLFVALVIQTTIGGGGRAAARLDFWDSAIRLPSEKDKTEDTDKQSGTTWAVLVAGSNGYGNYRHQADVCHAYQILRKGGLKEENIVVFMYDDIAMHEMNPRKGIIINHPQGHDVYAGVPKDYTGKHVTAANLYAVLLGNKKAVKGGSGKVVASKPNDRIFLFYSDHGGPGVLGMPNMPFLYAMDFINVLKKKHASGSYKEMVIYVEACESGSVFEGIMPSDLNIYVTTASNAEENSFGTYCPGMNPPPPPEYITCLGDLYSVAWMEDSEIHNLKKETLKQQYQTVKKRTSNFNNYNIGSHVMQYGNKNLTEEKLYLYLGFDPSSANFPPNNGQLEQHMEVVNQRDAEIFFMWQLYRRSEHGSEKKREILKQIRETMKHRNHIDGSIKFIGTFLYGPENGATLLNFVRPLGLPLVDDWECLKSMVRVFETHCGSLTQYGMKHMRAFANICNSGVSQAQMEEASWAACDGHDLG; translated from the exons ATGGCGGTCCGTCTGTCTGAGCTGCTGGTTCTCTTTGTAGCACTGGTTATACAAACCACTATAGGAGGAGGAGGTCGAGCCGCAGCTAGGCTCGACTTCTGGGACTCTGCAATCCGGTTGCCTTCGGAGAAGGATAAGACCGAAGATACTGATAAACAATCCGGGACAACATGGGCGGTTCTCGTAGCCGGTTCAAATGGTTATGGAAATTACAGGCATCAG gCGGATGTTTGTCACGCATATCAGATACTGAGAAAAGGTGGGTTGAAGGAGGAGAACATAGTGGTCTTCATGTATGATGACATCGCCATGCATGAGATGAATCCCAGGAAAGGCATCATCATCAACCATCCACAAGGTCATGATGTATATGCCGGCGTCCCAAAG GATTACACCGGCAAGCATGTAACTGCTGCGAACCTGTATGCAGTACTTCTTGGGAACAAGAAGGCTGTGAAAGGTGGAAGTGGGAAGGTTGTGGCTAGCAAACCTAATGACAGGATCTTCTTATTCTACTCGGATCATGGTGGTCCTGGTGTTCTTG GAATGCCAAATATGCCTTTTCTGTATGCAATGGATTTCATTAATGTTTTGAAGAAGAAACATGCATCTGGGAGCTACAAAGAGATG GTTATATATGTAGAAGCATGTGAGAGTGGGAGCGTTTTTGAAGGCATAATGCCAAGTGACCTTAACATTTACGTGACTACAGCATCAAATGCAGAGGAAAACAGCTTTGGGACTTACTGTCCTGGGATGAACcctccaccaccacctgaaTACATCACTTGCTTAGGGGATTTGTACAGTGTTGCTTGGATGGAGGACAG TGAGATACACAATCTGAAGAAAGAAACATTAAAACAACAATACCAGACG GTAAAGAAACGGACTTCGAATTTTAATAACTACAATATTGGATCTCATGTGATGCAATATGGAAATAAAAATCTCACAGAAGAGAAGCTCTACTTGTACCTTGGTTTTGATCCTTCCTCTGCGAACTTCCCTCCAAACAATGGTCAACTAGAACAGCACATGGAAGTTGTCAACCAGAGAGATGCAGAGATTTTCTTCATGTGGCAATTG TACAGAAGATCAGAACACGGGTCAGAAAAGAAGAGGGAAATCCTGAAGCAGATTAGAGAAACTATGAAGCACAGGAATCACATAGATGGAAGCATAAAATTCATAGGGACATTTCTCTATGGACCTGAGAACGGTGCTACGCTGCTCAATTTCGTCAGACCACTTGGTCTGCCTCTTGTGGATGACTGGGAATGCTTAAAATCCATG GTGCGAGTGTTTGAAACACATTGTGGATCACTGACTCAGTATGGCATGAAACACATGCGTGCATTTGCCAACATCTGCAACAGTGGTGTATCTCAAGCCCAAATGGAGGAAGCATCTTGGGCTGCTTGTGATGGTCATGATCTGGGCTGA
- the LOC133744143 gene encoding uncharacterized protein LOC133744143, with protein sequence MNNASASSSLRAAFSHCVQQVRNYDYHHYLCLLELPHNMRKAAFAVRALNVETARAMDVASDPRIGLMRLVWWQEAIDKIYANKSIEHPTAQALLSVVHENKISKAWLKRSVEARINDARKEIGDAPEKIEDLEKYAEDTMSTNLYMTLQAGGIRSTAADHAASHIGKASGLLLLIKSLPYHANRNRHFSYIPTEVAAKHGLLVKHGGQAEILLDSREGLSEAVFEMASVANVHLQKARDLAGTVPAEAHPVLLPAVPAQVLLDSLRRVNFDVFDPRLARGILGTPPLLYQLKLKWHSWRGKY encoded by the coding sequence ATGAATAATGCTTCAGCATCCAGTAGTTTAAGAGCAGCTTTCTCACACTGTGTGCAGCAAGTCCGAAATTATGATTACCATCACTACCTTTGCCTCCTTGAACTCCCCCATAACATGCGGAAGGCTGCATTTGCAGTCCGTGCCTTGAATGTTGAAACAGCTCGTGCAATGGATGTTGCTTCTGATCCCAGGATTGGTCTTATGCGTCTTGTCTGGTGGCAAGAAGCCATAGACAAAATCTATGCCAACAAGTCGATTGAGCACCCAACAGCACAAGCCCTCTTGTCAGTCGTACATGAGAACAAAATTAGCAAGGCATGGTTGAAACGGTCTGTAGAAGCTCGCATCAATGATGCAAGAAAGGAGATTGGTGACGCCCCAGAAAAAATCGAAGACTTGGAAAAATATGCTGAAGACACCATGTCAACTAATCTTTACATGACACTACAAGCTGGTGGTATCAGGTCCACGGCAGCCGATCATGCGGCATCACATATTGGAAAAGCAAGTGGGCTTCTTCTGCTAATTAAGTCACTGCCATACCATGCTAACCGGAACCGCCACTTTTCTTATATCCCAACTGAAGTGGCAGCCAAGCATGGATTGTTGGTAAAACACGGCGGTCAAGCAGAGATCCTTTTAGACTCTCGTGAGGGCTTAAGTGAAGCTGTTTTTGAGATGGCATCAGTGGCTAATGTCCATTTGCAGAAGGCTCGTGATTTAGCCGGTACAGTACCTGCAGAAGCTCATCCAGTGCTGCTGCCAGCAGTGCCTGCCCAAGTTCTACTGGACTCCCTGAGGCGGGTGAATTTTGATGTTTTCGACCCAAGGTTAGCACGAGGGATCCTAGGTACGCCTCCTTTATTGTATCAGTTGAAATTAAAGTGGCACTCTTGGAGAGGAAAATACTGA